One genomic segment of Catalinimonas alkaloidigena includes these proteins:
- a CDS encoding sulfatase-like hydrolase/transferase, with translation MKLLTRLFVFFLSILFWNCATDPDTSSGTETTSQPPNIVVIYMDDLGYGDVSAYGATELSTPNMDKIINGGVQFTQGYASSATCTPSRYALLTGVYPWRNKDAKILPGTAPLVIDTAQLTIPRMLKNEGYQTAIVGKWHLGLGAGNVNWNEHVSPGPNEVGFGYSYILAATQDRVPTVYIENGDVVGLDPDDPIQVSYQENFEGEPTGKDNPELLSMKWHHGHNNSIVNGIPRIGFMKGGEAAKWSDIDMADHFLSKAQEYVKEHKDGPFFLYYALQQPHVPRTPHSRFVGSSGMGPRGDAIVEADWCIGEFLKTLEEEGLMENTLIVFSSDNGPVLNDGYYDDAVEKLGDHTPAGPLRGGKYSLFEAGTRVPFATYWQGKIEPKESDALVCQLDLLSSLAALVGSDQQARDSENLLDVFMGEREEGRNQLVLEATSRTAFRQGDWVMIPPYQGPAVNQMVDIELGNDDEYQLYNLAEDLSQQNNLAEANPEKLKEMVQAFQQVRGDAAEGVEDLELK, from the coding sequence ATGAAGCTACTGACACGATTATTCGTTTTCTTTCTCAGCATTCTATTTTGGAATTGTGCCACTGATCCTGATACAAGTTCAGGTACAGAAACAACGTCCCAGCCTCCCAACATTGTAGTGATTTATATGGATGATCTGGGCTATGGTGATGTGAGTGCCTACGGTGCTACTGAGCTGTCAACTCCCAATATGGACAAGATCATCAATGGTGGAGTACAATTTACCCAGGGCTATGCGTCTTCTGCCACCTGTACTCCCAGCCGCTATGCTTTACTCACCGGAGTATATCCCTGGAGAAATAAAGACGCGAAAATTCTTCCGGGCACAGCGCCACTGGTCATAGATACCGCGCAACTTACGATTCCCAGGATGCTGAAAAATGAAGGTTATCAAACAGCTATCGTTGGGAAATGGCATCTTGGCCTGGGCGCAGGTAATGTGAACTGGAATGAGCATGTATCACCCGGTCCTAATGAAGTGGGTTTTGGCTATAGTTACATACTTGCGGCCACGCAGGATAGGGTGCCGACAGTATACATAGAGAATGGAGATGTAGTTGGACTTGATCCTGATGATCCTATACAGGTGAGCTATCAGGAGAATTTTGAAGGTGAGCCCACCGGAAAAGATAATCCAGAGCTGCTGAGCATGAAATGGCATCACGGGCATAATAACAGCATCGTGAATGGTATTCCCCGGATTGGGTTTATGAAAGGAGGGGAAGCCGCAAAATGGAGTGATATAGATATGGCGGATCATTTTCTGTCAAAAGCACAGGAATATGTAAAGGAGCATAAAGATGGGCCTTTCTTCTTATATTATGCCCTTCAGCAACCGCATGTGCCTCGTACTCCTCATTCCCGTTTTGTCGGTAGCTCAGGCATGGGGCCCAGAGGAGATGCTATCGTGGAAGCTGACTGGTGCATAGGGGAGTTTTTGAAAACGCTGGAAGAAGAAGGATTGATGGAAAATACATTAATTGTTTTTTCCAGTGATAACGGACCGGTACTTAACGATGGCTACTATGATGATGCTGTAGAAAAGCTAGGGGACCATACACCAGCGGGTCCTCTGAGAGGAGGCAAGTACAGCCTTTTTGAGGCAGGAACCCGGGTGCCTTTCGCGACTTACTGGCAGGGAAAAATTGAACCCAAAGAATCTGATGCGCTGGTTTGTCAGTTAGATTTGCTCTCTTCTTTGGCAGCACTGGTTGGCAGCGACCAACAGGCAAGAGATAGTGAGAATTTACTGGATGTATTTATGGGTGAGCGTGAGGAAGGAAGAAATCAGTTAGTCTTAGAAGCAACTTCTCGCACCGCATTCAGGCAGGGGGATTGGGTCATGATTCCTCCTTATCAGGGGCCGGCTGTGAATCAGATGGTGGATATAGAACTGGGCAATGATGATGAATATCAGCTATACAATCTAGCGGAAGATCTGAGTCAGCAAAATAATCTGGCTGAGGCCAATCCGGAAAAGCTTAAAGAAATGGTTCAGGCTTTCCAGCAAGTTCGAGGTGATGCCGCTGAAGGCGTAGAAGATTTAGAGCTTAAATAA
- a CDS encoding helix-turn-helix domain-containing protein translates to MTRDIIDINDFTILVEEASTDCPTVDTCIFDEPVIAVAFYGSGNVELTVRYAEAHKIFQHTNGLALSFYADQAVEFVHHVFADRPLQCIVIATATRNLQKLPNHEGELFDELLHQLVYPRDHYVEGPGFFMTPEMQAIVDQVFRVQYSGKAKMMFFRSQMTSLLAHFFGQLSMMSESSIPVAERNKLQMAREILADNLETPPSLAELSRQIGLNTFKLKKNFKAVFGVPVFKYLQQERLDKAYELIRNQNMGIQEAAWQVGYDSLSSFSNAFAKKFGFRPSQIKR, encoded by the coding sequence ATGACAAGGGACATCATTGATATCAACGACTTTACGATCTTGGTAGAAGAAGCCAGCACTGATTGTCCTACGGTCGATACTTGCATTTTTGATGAGCCGGTCATTGCTGTGGCTTTTTACGGTTCAGGCAATGTAGAACTGACTGTCAGATATGCTGAAGCCCATAAAATATTCCAGCATACCAATGGCCTGGCACTTTCTTTTTATGCAGATCAGGCGGTAGAATTTGTACATCATGTATTTGCCGACCGGCCACTGCAGTGCATCGTGATTGCCACAGCTACGCGTAACCTCCAAAAATTGCCTAATCATGAAGGAGAGCTTTTTGACGAGTTGTTACATCAGCTGGTCTATCCCCGGGATCACTATGTTGAGGGGCCAGGCTTTTTCATGACTCCGGAAATGCAGGCGATCGTTGATCAGGTGTTTCGTGTGCAGTACAGCGGGAAGGCTAAAATGATGTTTTTTAGAAGCCAGATGACTTCTTTGCTGGCTCATTTTTTTGGCCAGCTCTCCATGATGAGTGAGTCCAGCATTCCTGTTGCGGAAAGGAACAAACTGCAGATGGCCAGAGAGATTCTTGCTGATAATCTTGAAACACCTCCCTCTCTTGCTGAGCTATCCCGGCAGATTGGACTCAATACTTTTAAGCTTAAGAAAAATTTTAAAGCGGTATTTGGGGTGCCGGTGTTTAAATATCTACAGCAGGAGCGTTTGGATAAAGCATACGAGCTTATCCGAAATCAAAATATGGGAATACAGGAGGCGGCCTGGCAGGTAGGCTACGACAGCCTGAGTTCTTTTTCTAATGCTTTCGCCAAGAAATTTGGCTTTCGGCCCAGTCAGATCAAACGATAA